The nucleotide window GTCTTCATGTTGGATATTGAGCAActtcaaaacttgttttattctactatgctatgtatcaaacttgtatactcgccaacatttttgttgatgttattttaatacatgttgcaggttgatagatgaagaattcgagaatcaagttagggtggattagaaacacacctagaaataaactatgttggaatcttgttttgtttatttgaacaatgtatgacatttttAGCATTTATGAAATTCGGTTTAatcaatattgtcacaaatagtgttatgttgttttgagcaatttgttcgtctcatcccgatgtttccgccatcggttggggtgtgacattgaatTCATGATTATACACCATATTGGGTTTTTACGTTTTTTAACGATAAGATTCTGAATTCATGATTATTTTTTATAATGTCACCAtcatttattttttacttttttcaaTGATAAGATTCTGAAGAACTTGTGAGGAGTAACTGTTATCTGTCACCAAATGGAACAAAATATTGGGTTCCAAATGTAGTCCCCGGCTGTAAACCTGCTTTGTTAGCGGAATTTGACACATGGGAAGATGTTGTTAGGATGTATCAAGAATATGCCGAAAATGCCGGTTTTGATACCAGGTTATCAACCATCAGACGGTATAATGGTCAAATAACTCATAGGTACATTGTATGCAACAAAGAAGGTAAGTCGCGTGGTAAATCAGTTGACTCCATTGTTATTGAATCAACTCCAGTTAAACAACGCGGTAGCAGTGTTAAGGTCACCTATTGCAAGGCCTGTATTAGGCTGAAAACAAAAGTAGATGGGAAAGAACGTTATGTGCTATATAAATTTGTTGAGGCGCACAATCACAAACTAGTTTCGTTTGAAAATATGGACCTGATGAGAAGTAGGAGACAATTAGGCTTTGTAGATCAAGAATTTATCCACAATATGCAGGCGAACGGCTTTGGTGCAACTGTTTCGCACCGTATGCAAGCTACTTTGAAGGGGGGTCACCATCTTGTAGCAGGTCCAAGGACTGATTACAAGAACTGTAGTAGGGATTTTAGGTGTTTTATTGGTGAGAAAGATGCTCAACTATTGGTAGATAAGTTGGATAATCATGTGAAACATTTAAACAACTTTTCGTACGACAAGATAGTAGTAAATGGTGAGTTGAGGTCAATATTTTGGGTTGATCATGTTTCGAAATGCAATTACAAGGTCTTTGGTGATGTTCTAGCCTTTGATGCCACGTATAGCACAAACATGTAAGTATTATATTTTCATTAATTTACCATGTAACTTATGTTACTTACAAAATGATTATTTTTGAAGGTATAACATGATATTTGTTCCGTTTACCGGTGTTGATCACCATAAAAAATGTGTCATTTTTGGTGCTGGGTTGTTATATGATGAAACAATTGACTCCTACAAGTGGTTACTTGAGTGCTTTCTTAAGGCACATGATAAGCAACCAAGGTTAGTATTAACCGATCAAGATCCGGCTATGAAGCAAGCCGTTTCATTAGTTTTAACTGAAGCAACACATAGACTTTGCATGTGGCATGTGACAAAGAAGGTTCCTGCTAAGGTATAATTAAACAATACGTTAGCTATATTACTTTTAATTTGGATATATTTTGTATGACAAATAGAACATATTTTATGCTTTCAGATATCTGGATCTTTGCTGAAAAACACCAATATCAGGGCTCGTATACATAAACTTGTTTGGAGCGTGTTTATCAAACCTTCGACATTTGAGAAAAGATGGCATGATATGTTGGATGAATTCGACTTACATGACAACACATGGTTAACCGACATGTATGAGATTAGAGAGCAATGGGTACCTGCATATTTTAGGGATTACCTATGTGTTGTTTGATGAAAACAACATCAAGGTGTGAGAGCTCTAACTCATTATTCAAGGTATACTCCAGTGAAGGTAATATGCTTGTTCAGTTTATGTTGTGCTATGAAACTGCATTGGATGCTCAGCGATACAATCAACGAGTTCTTGAACACGCTTCATCAAATACAACACCTACATTTCGAACCCATTTAGCAATTGAACGTCACACAACACAAATATACACACGTACTATCTTTGACGAAGTTCAAAATGAGATTTTTAAGGGACTTTACTTCTGTTCCCAAGAAAGTGTGGAATATAAAGATAGTCAGAAGGTTTGTATTATTAGACACATTGACAAGAGAAAAGAGCATGTTGGCGACTATACGGTAGATTAAAACTAATTTATTATACTGTTTCTATTCTAACAATGATTACTAACTAACACAAAAGCATTAACATGTATTTGATTTTTTTCAGGTTACCATTAATTTGGTTGACAACACCATGACTTGTTCTTGCATGGGCTTTATTCGTCTCGGATATCTTTGTCGACACGTTTTCTGTGTCTTCAAAAATATGAATATAGAACAAATACCAGAACTTTACCAAGTTACACGCTGGATGATAGATGCATTGCCATCAAATGTTTTTAGCATTGAAAACAGGTATGGAGTTGCGGTTGACGAAGTAACGAAACTCAGGCAGGATGCAACGGCTTCATTCGGGGCATGCGTTAACCGTTTATGGCGTGACACAGAAAGACTTTCAGATTTTGCGGATGAGATGAAAAATTTGAAGAACAAAATATATGAAGAAGTTCCTATCCAGCCTGCTTATAATAGTAAGGAAGTTGTCATGGCAAATTTGGCAGGTGTTGCTTCTTCGTCAAAAGAGGTTACACTAACCGCACCACAAGGAATACGGAATAAAGGTAGCGGTTCCAAGCGTCGGTTAATTGGCCCAGGTGAAAAAGCTGTGGAGAAGAGCAAGAAAAAGAAAACCACCAGATTCTGTAACACATGTCTTGAGTATGTTGATGATCATGATTCTCGTAACTGTCCCGACAAGATAAATCCTACGACTGATCAAGATTCTGGGAATTGTAGCACCAAGAATCCCCCTACCAACCAGCGTCAAACTCGCAGGCGTAGCACCAGGAAAAAATCTACCATTTAATCAATTTTCATTTGTTAGTACTTTgagtatgttttttttattatctaTTGCATGGATTTTCTATTGGAGACTTAAGATTTTCGGTTTTTAACTTTTGTCCAGTTTGTTATGTTATGGATTCTGGTTTATGGTTCAATTAAGAAACTGTTTTGTGTCTAACTGGTTTGAACATGTCGTAAGTTTCATGAGCTTCAGCAATCACAGACCACTTCCATGACCAGTATAAATTGCACTTTGTATTATGTAAGTCAACTTTATCATTATCTTTATAATTTAGAGTCTAAGCAAAAAGAGATTTAGTATTTTGGTTGTCCAATCATATGTTACTCTACGTGGTTACTAAATACACAAAAAATACCTTTTTGCCGGTAGACAAATTCGTGTATCATACAAGTATATATTACGTTTTTATAAACTTCGTGTGTACTAGGTACTATACCATCAACATATAGCCTCTATCAATACACCAAAAGTAGAAAAAAAGTACCATAACATAAATAATTTCCATGTCTTAATAAGCAAACTTGACACTAAAAGTCTAAATTCATTAAACTTAGAATAAAAGGTTATGCATCTAAATTGCTTGCGAATTAATAGCATCCACAATTCTGGCCCTGTGCAGGTTGATATCAGATAGTATAATCTTTGCAGCATATTTTTTCTTGGCCATTAACAACTGTTTGTTCAGTTTACTCTTTTGTGTAGCAAACCCACAGTCCCATTTGTTTCTTCTAGTTCCCATATATGTTTCCATGTGCCTCATAACATATACACCGCTATCTATGGCAGTTGTGTACCACTGCAAATTTAAACGGATTGGCGTCTGAGCTTCAACTAACTCTGCATTAATATGTCTAACCGACCTCATATATCTAACCAGATGTTCCTTCTACatcaaaaaacaaaacaaaacaacaatATAGTTGAGAAACTACATAATAGAATCTTTAAAATCAAAGAGATTATTTACCACTTCTGAAGCTGTGATCATGCATTCCTTTCTATGTTTATCAGTTTGGTTTCGCTCTTGCATATCCAGATTGTCGATAATGACAATTGATGGATTTTTTATATCAAAACATAACAAATAATAACAATTGTTAGACAGAATGGGAAAGAATATTAATTCAAAAGTCGCTAGATCCATCATTGTCTGATCACCATTGACCATTTGATGAACATTTCTTTTGATCAAAGCATCCAAATTTTGTTCCGATGTACTTTTCCCGGTCTGTTTCAAGTAAAATAAGCTTATATGTGtaggatcaaaataaataaataaataaatatagacgAAATTTCAACACAACCCATATTGAACTAAAAGATACATACCACAATTGAGGTACTGCTGAAAAGCCTTTTTGGTAAGCCTTTGGGCCTCCTCGCCTCAGAATAATTTAATACCAATGCCCAACAGTCAATCACAATGTGATTTACCGTACAACTCGGCTGTAAGCTTTCAAATTTTCCTCGTCTACCAATACTTCGATAGCAGGTCTTGAACATCTCCTCACTGCACTCAAAGAACAAATTAAAAACTACATATAAAACTATACACTAGATATACAAACTAATTTTCATATTGAGAATCTTACTTTAGCTCTCCGTTTGCCCTCCAAAGATATTTCCATACTTGCTCCTCTTCTTTGGTTTCTTTTTCGTTAAAATCAATAGGCATATTTAGATAGGGCAACCTGATTTGATTATCATGACATTTTAATTC belongs to Helianthus annuus cultivar XRQ/B chromosome 5, HanXRQr2.0-SUNRISE, whole genome shotgun sequence and includes:
- the LOC110943333 gene encoding protein FAR1-RELATED SEQUENCE 5-like, which gives rise to MLKSDSEELVRSNCYLSPNGTKYWVPNVVPGCKPALLAEFDTWEDVVRMYQEYAENAGFDTRLSTIRRYNGQITHRYIVCNKEGKSRGKSVDSIVIESTPVKQRGSSVKVTYCKACIRLKTKVDGKERYVLYKFVEAHNHKLVSFENMDLMRSRRQLGFVDQEFIHNMQANGFGATVSHRMQATLKGGHHLVAGPRTDYKNCSRDFRCFIGEKDAQLLVDKLDNHVKHLNNFSYDKIVVNGELRSIFWVDHVSKCNYKVFGDVLAFDATYSTNMYNMIFVPFTGVDHHKKCVIFGAGLLYDETIDSYKWLLECFLKAHDKQPRLVLTDQDPAMKQAVSLVLTEATHRLCMWHVTKKVPAKISGSLLKNTNIRARIHKLVWSVFIKPSTFEKRWHDMLDEFDLHDNTWLTDMYEIREQWFMLCYETALDAQRYNQRVLEHASSNTTPTFRTHLAIERHTTQIYTRTIFDEVQNEIFKGLYFCSQESVEYKDSQKVTINLVDNTMTCSCMGFIRLGYLCRHVFCVFKNMNIEQIPELYQVTRWMIDALPSNVFSIENRYGVAVDEVTKLRQDATASFGACVNRLWRDTERLSDFADEMKNLKNKIYEEVPIQPAYNSKEVVMANLAGVASSSKEVTLTAPQGIRNKGSGSKRRLIGPGEKAVEKSKKKKTTRFCNTCLEYVDDHDSRNCPDKINPTTDQDSGNCSTKNPPTNQRQTRRRSTRKKSTI